One Clostridium sp. CM027 genomic window carries:
- a CDS encoding DUF523 domain-containing protein, translating into MNILVSACVIGQNCKYNGGNNLNRSVVEFIQRHTVIEICPELLTGMKCPRACAEIVNGIVMSENGENVDAEYRKGVELAMEKIKGQKIDLAILQSRSPTCGVNTIYDGSFSGTLIEGHGLFTEAIIEKGIRVVDSENF; encoded by the coding sequence ATGAATATTTTAGTAAGTGCCTGTGTAATAGGCCAAAACTGCAAATATAATGGCGGAAATAATTTGAATAGAAGTGTAGTTGAATTTATACAAAGACATACTGTGATTGAAATATGTCCTGAACTGCTGACAGGTATGAAATGCCCAAGGGCATGTGCTGAGATAGTAAACGGCATTGTAATGTCTGAGAATGGTGAGAATGTAGATGCAGAATATCGCAAAGGAGTAGAACTTGCAATGGAGAAAATTAAGGGACAAAAGATAGATTTAGCAATATTACAGTCAAGAAGTCCTACTTGTGGTGTAAATACTATCTATGATGGGTCTTTTAGTGGTACTTTAATTGAGGGGCATGGTTTATTTACTGAAGCCATCATTGAAAAAGGTATTAGGGTAGTAGACTCCGAAAATTTTTAA
- a CDS encoding ABC transporter permease: MDIILALWFRNIKIFVRNRVQLVFTIIMPFFFLYVFSSIFKNDNIQNPVNYMLAGIVITTVFQTSLTIATSTIEDIVSGFMKEVLVSPVKRIQIAAGQLLSAATIATMQGIIILMIGYFIGLKFTSWITPFAVICVMIVVGLVFSGLGLFLAALVKNSQTFQIVITAITMPMTFLCGAYIPLSMLPKTMQYVAYLNPMTYTTAFFRTIILEKTSLTTDQMVAEQLAFKIGDFVITPLISMAIVIIFGIVFLLLSTYVFSRVDFSTINRSKSKEADIWS; this comes from the coding sequence ATGGATATTATATTAGCTTTATGGTTTAGAAACATTAAAATTTTTGTTCGCAATCGTGTTCAGCTTGTTTTCACGATTATCATGCCATTCTTCTTTTTATATGTGTTTAGTTCGATATTTAAAAATGACAATATTCAAAATCCAGTAAACTATATGCTCGCAGGTATTGTAATAACGACCGTCTTTCAAACTTCCCTTACTATTGCGACCAGTACAATTGAAGATATTGTTTCGGGATTTATGAAGGAGGTGCTAGTAAGTCCTGTTAAAAGAATTCAGATTGCCGCCGGTCAGCTATTATCAGCAGCAACAATAGCAACCATGCAGGGTATTATTATTCTAATGATTGGTTATTTTATAGGGCTTAAATTCACATCCTGGATAACACCATTTGCGGTAATCTGCGTGATGATTGTTGTTGGACTTGTGTTTTCGGGGTTAGGATTGTTTTTAGCAGCTCTGGTTAAAAATTCACAAACTTTTCAAATTGTAATAACGGCGATAACAATGCCGATGACATTCCTTTGTGGCGCATATATTCCGCTTTCAATGTTACCAAAAACAATGCAATATGTTGCTTATCTCAATCCAATGACATATACAACAGCATTTTTTAGAACTATAATACTGGAAAAGACGTCTTTAACAACCGATCAAATGGTTGCGGAACAGCTTGCTTTTAAAATAGGGGATTTTGTAATTACGCCTCTTATTAGCATGGCGATTGTAATCATTTTTGGGATCGTGTTTTTACTATTATCAACCTATGTTTTCTCAAGGGTGGATTTTTCAACAATTAATCGCTCAAAAAGTAAAGAGGCTGATATATGGAGTTAG
- a CDS encoding ATP-binding cassette domain-containing protein gives MRNIIEVKDFVKKYDKFTAVDNVSFEVEEGSIFAFLGPNGAGKSTTINTLCTIFDKTSGTLTIDGKDVSHEKDDVRSVIGVVFQETTLDNKMTVLENLIMHCHFYGIPKSEVTERIQFVLNLVDLLEWKKAMVSSLSGGMKRRVEIARSLLHYPKVLFLDEPTTGLDPQTRAHIWNYIVKLQKEKNITIFLTTHYMDEAEICSKVAIMDGGKIVAMDTPYRLKQQYTKDKANITTSDEQGLEALLDTAGFKYMKKTGYYSIEVNSIPKLMELLSQQKESITDLEIKKGTLNDVFLEITGKDIRK, from the coding sequence ATGAGAAACATAATAGAAGTTAAGGATTTTGTAAAGAAATATGATAAATTCACAGCAGTCGACAATGTTTCATTCGAGGTAGAAGAGGGAAGCATTTTTGCGTTTTTAGGTCCAAATGGAGCAGGTAAAAGCACAACCATCAATACTCTGTGTACCATATTTGATAAGACATCAGGAACCCTGACTATTGACGGAAAAGACGTTTCGCATGAAAAGGATGATGTTAGAAGTGTTATTGGGGTTGTTTTTCAGGAAACGACATTGGATAATAAAATGACCGTTCTTGAAAATTTAATTATGCATTGTCATTTTTATGGTATACCCAAAAGTGAAGTCACAGAGCGTATCCAATTTGTTTTAAATTTAGTGGATTTACTGGAGTGGAAAAAAGCAATGGTAAGCAGTCTGTCCGGCGGGATGAAACGTCGTGTGGAAATAGCCAGATCGCTACTACACTACCCAAAAGTATTGTTCTTAGATGAACCAACCACAGGTCTTGACCCTCAAACAAGGGCTCATATATGGAATTATATTGTAAAGCTTCAAAAGGAGAAGAATATTACTATTTTTTTAACTACGCATTACATGGATGAGGCCGAAATTTGCAGCAAAGTTGCCATTATGGATGGTGGTAAAATAGTTGCAATGGACACTCCGTATCGTTTGAAACAGCAATATACAAAGGATAAAGCAAATATTACAACTAGTGACGAGCAAGGTCTTGAGGCACTGCTAGACACTGCGGGGTTTAAATACATGAAAAAAACTGGTTATTATTCGATTGAAGTTAATAGTATACCCAAATTGATGGAGTTATTAAGTCAGCAGAAAGAGTCGATAACGGATTTGGAAATTAAAAAAGGCACATTGAATGATGTATTCTTAGAAATTACCGGAAAAGATATAAGGAAGTGA
- a CDS encoding pentapeptide repeat-containing protein yields the protein MENTKLKTKILRPTFDSDLDILELSKENIVDEAIFSYGKISDCSLENHKADMVNFKQVIFKKVIFNKIAFRRIELMDVRFENCDLSNVDFNEASLHRVEFVNCKIIGINLNEATLRNVIFENCNGQFAFFSYSNCKQVAFLQCQLRSSDFQNSKFLKVEFQESNLLQAQFNFTSLKGIDFTSCNLEGIGVNIADVKGAIVTTMQAVSISSILGLIVK from the coding sequence ATGGAAAACACTAAACTAAAAACGAAGATTTTAAGACCTACCTTTGATAGCGATTTAGATATCCTAGAGTTATCTAAAGAAAACATAGTGGATGAAGCTATATTTTCTTATGGAAAAATTAGTGATTGCTCTTTAGAAAACCATAAAGCAGACATGGTAAATTTTAAACAAGTTATATTTAAAAAAGTTATTTTTAATAAAATAGCTTTTAGACGTATAGAACTTATGGATGTGAGATTTGAAAATTGTGATTTATCAAATGTAGATTTTAATGAGGCTTCGTTACATAGAGTAGAATTTGTAAATTGTAAGATTATTGGTATTAATTTAAATGAAGCTACCTTGAGAAATGTGATTTTTGAAAATTGTAACGGTCAATTTGCTTTTTTTAGTTATTCTAATTGTAAACAAGTCGCCTTCCTTCAATGTCAATTACGCTCTTCCGATTTTCAAAATTCAAAATTTTTAAAAGTTGAATTTCAAGAGTCTAATCTACTCCAGGCTCAATTTAATTTTACAAGTCTTAAAGGAATAGATTTTACCAGTTGCAATCTTGAAGGTATAGGAGTAAACATTGCTGATGTTAAGGGCGCAATAGTTACCACTATGCAAGCCGTTTCTATATCGAGCATACTAGGTCTCATTGTTAAATAA
- a CDS encoding phospholipase C encodes MKKTKPLIILIFTVATFFMTGTAYGWNGNKDGTGTHAVITDQAMEMLNNDLDPGEPQKVKENVELLNQYINDLKVGSTYPDFDPNGYDLYQDHFWDPDTGYNFTHTAPWYTSYTVTETADSQSRKFSALALNEWKKGNYQNASNLLGQAIHYLEDINCPYHAANITAVDSAGHVKYETYADNNIGKYLLNTMNGTTKEPVYANVITTADFSNWITKNNTYWGKLSKSLYFSKSTMSNSYADWDYSLGEALPNSQKSIAMFLYRFINEAANTVPAASLNFNQLQVVIKTADFDYASTDDYVYFGIETQDGQKFELPLDNPGNDFKRNQTDSYNLTLPKTINADTITNTWLRKAIYTAPGDDWKPENIKVIICGEVRQDLNITPVLSGNVKYTMPFSLK; translated from the coding sequence ATGAAGAAAACAAAACCTTTGATTATATTAATCTTTACAGTTGCAACATTTTTTATGACAGGTACAGCTTACGGTTGGAATGGTAATAAGGATGGAACAGGAACTCATGCAGTGATTACGGATCAAGCAATGGAAATGTTAAATAACGACTTAGATCCAGGTGAACCACAGAAAGTAAAAGAAAATGTAGAACTTTTAAATCAATATATTAATGACTTGAAAGTTGGGTCTACTTACCCAGATTTTGATCCAAATGGATATGATTTGTATCAAGACCACTTCTGGGATCCAGATACAGGATATAATTTTACTCATACGGCGCCATGGTATACTAGTTATACGGTTACAGAAACAGCAGACAGTCAAAGTAGAAAATTTTCAGCATTGGCTTTAAATGAATGGAAAAAGGGGAATTACCAAAATGCTTCAAATCTACTTGGACAAGCTATTCACTACTTAGAAGATATCAACTGCCCTTATCATGCTGCGAATATAACGGCGGTAGATAGCGCAGGACATGTCAAATATGAGACATATGCTGATAATAACATAGGGAAATACCTTCTTAATACAATGAATGGAACAACTAAGGAGCCAGTATATGCAAACGTTATTACAACGGCTGATTTTTCAAATTGGATTACAAAAAACAATACTTACTGGGGAAAGCTTTCAAAATCATTATATTTTTCAAAATCTACTATGTCTAACTCATATGCAGATTGGGATTATTCGCTAGGAGAAGCACTACCAAATTCTCAAAAAAGTATAGCAATGTTCCTATATAGGTTTATAAATGAAGCGGCGAATACTGTACCAGCAGCATCACTTAACTTTAATCAATTACAAGTTGTTATTAAAACAGCAGACTTTGATTATGCAAGTACAGACGATTATGTTTACTTTGGCATTGAAACACAGGATGGGCAAAAATTTGAATTGCCCTTGGACAATCCGGGGAATGATTTTAAAAGAAATCAAACAGACAGCTATAATTTGACTTTACCTAAAACTATTAATGCAGATACTATTACAAATACATGGTTAAGAAAAGCTATATATACCGCTCCGGGAGATGATTGGAAGCCTGAAAATATAAAGGTAATCATTTGCGGAGAGGTAAGACAAGATTTAAATATTACTCCAGTGTTAAGCGGAAATGTTAAATATACGATGCCTTTTAGTTTGAAATAA
- a CDS encoding sensor histidine kinase — protein sequence MNNIQELIHTLRAQRHDFNNHISCIYGLLKTGEINVAKEYSEKLANQTSEINTILNIDIPIIAALLNFKLSIAKERKIELYIEINLPKSIKIDPVNISILLGNALDNAIEACENIANGNKFIRIKMYIEKVHLIIKITNSTNKATQEGTGEHKTTHPDKENHGFGLENINYIVNKYDGLIQIEEEENLFILNIALLIK from the coding sequence ATGAACAATATACAAGAGTTAATTCATACATTAAGAGCACAGAGACATGACTTTAACAACCATATCAGTTGTATCTACGGGCTTTTAAAGACAGGAGAAATAAATGTCGCAAAAGAATATTCTGAAAAACTAGCAAATCAAACATCAGAAATTAATACTATTCTAAATATAGATATTCCTATTATTGCAGCGCTGTTAAATTTCAAGTTATCTATCGCAAAAGAAAGAAAAATTGAATTGTATATAGAGATAAATTTACCTAAAAGTATTAAAATAGATCCTGTGAATATCTCTATACTTTTAGGAAATGCACTAGATAATGCCATAGAAGCTTGTGAAAATATAGCAAATGGAAATAAGTTTATTCGAATCAAAATGTATATAGAAAAAGTACATCTAATCATTAAAATTACCAATAGCACAAACAAAGCAACACAGGAGGGGACAGGGGAACATAAAACAACACATCCCGATAAGGAAAACCATGGGTTCGGACTTGAAAATATAAATTACATAGTAAACAAATATGATGGTTTAATACAAATAGAAGAAGAAGAAAATTTATTTATACTGAATATTGCCCTATTAATAAAATGA
- a CDS encoding LytTR family DNA-binding domain-containing protein, whose translation MKYTIAICDDEPVQVRVIEKYMESFNKEKKFHIICSNSGEQLLSQIQYKPAHICFLDIQMKGMNGLEIGKKIRELNKNAIIIFITGFKDYALHAFGIKAFDYIIKPITEERFKNLFQEISEKLKSTYPYAEEEKDLTIKTKEGIYNIKYDSIYYFEKHLRKIIAVCKGKNLEFNESFKNLKDHLDMTCFTQCHQGFIVNNKKISFYKNQQICVEKINLYVPVSRACVNEVRRISCHNLFR comes from the coding sequence ATGAAATATACAATTGCAATCTGTGATGATGAACCTGTTCAAGTAAGAGTTATTGAAAAATATATGGAATCATTCAACAAAGAAAAAAAATTTCATATCATTTGTTCTAACAGTGGTGAACAATTACTTTCCCAAATACAATACAAGCCTGCACACATTTGCTTTTTAGATATCCAAATGAAAGGAATGAATGGACTGGAAATAGGAAAAAAAATTAGAGAACTTAATAAAAATGCAATCATTATATTTATTACAGGATTTAAAGATTATGCATTGCATGCTTTTGGCATAAAGGCTTTTGACTACATTATCAAACCGATTACGGAGGAGAGATTTAAAAATTTATTTCAAGAAATATCCGAAAAGCTGAAAAGTACCTATCCTTATGCAGAAGAGGAAAAAGACCTAACTATCAAAACTAAAGAAGGTATCTACAACATTAAATACGATTCCATCTACTATTTTGAAAAACATTTGAGGAAAATCATTGCTGTGTGCAAGGGAAAAAATTTAGAATTTAATGAAAGTTTTAAGAACTTAAAGGATCATTTAGATATGACCTGTTTTACCCAATGTCATCAAGGATTTATTGTAAATAATAAGAAAATTTCATTTTACAAAAATCAACAAATTTGTGTGGAGAAAATAAATCTATATGTTCCTGTAAGCAGAGCATGCGTGAATGAAGTTAGGAGAATTTCCTGTCATAATTTATTCCGTTAG
- a CDS encoding GGDEF domain-containing protein, translated as MEYFGGLNKEYNDNFGHLEGDKCLVSVAKTLKKLSDGHYFAARYGGDEFVIVLPKCSIEHAIRFGENKRNKMVEINISHKFSKISSRVTLSIGISFVIPSKNVSINEFIEKGDTRLYIAKRNV; from the coding sequence ATAGAATATTTTGGAGGCCTGAATAAAGAATATAACGATAACTTTGGCCATTTAGAAGGGGATAAATGTTTAGTTAGTGTTGCTAAAACTTTGAAAAAATTGAGTGATGGACATTATTTTGCTGCAAGGTATGGTGGTGATGAATTTGTAATTGTGTTACCAAAGTGTTCAATTGAGCATGCAATTAGATTTGGGGAAAACAAAAGAAATAAAATGGTAGAGATAAATATTTCACATAAATTCTCGAAAATTTCAAGTAGAGTTACGCTATCAATTGGGATCTCTTTTGTAATTCCCAGCAAAAATGTTTCAATAAATGAATTCATAGAAAAAGGTGATACCCGGCTTTATATTGCTAAAAGAAATGTTTGA
- a CDS encoding sensor histidine kinase, with the protein MTINKYTKYYIFLISFIIFFLFLQTSVHAENTVQKNVLILNSYGNDSSIAAGNQSINWTGQITSAINSEFVNSKKNIDVKIQYLDSGYNFEEEYSQIVYKLFKYKFRSTKFDVVITLDDNAFEFLQKYGDTLFPKTPVVFCGVYNFNKSMINANPLFTGLSKSPDIQSTIDVGLKLHPSTKQIFIITNKNPRGIITKNLIEGLIPLYKDKVKFLFSDEENVTKLKERVKSLPKDTIIYFDSNGTTKNNKGKDISIGETVNVLFKDTFIPIYSTGYIQTNKESVGGVVTYGNDLGKEVGKLALKILNGEKVSDIPVTEDSSHRYVFNYDKLKQFTIDMKDLPKGSEIVNEPHKSYNMSKKQILYASSIVIFIIIGATIFVIININKRRRAERLLSESENLLNTLINSTTNIIYFKSAKGKFLDINNVLLTLLNIDEKDCKDKNIGELTNISTRAKYVLENWSNKDEEALKTGTVYRSEEVVQDERENINKIYDTLRIPLFSDDGTYKGLILLGFNITDFKNNQQNEKMIIELMNYDKLKTNFFSNISHELRTPLNLIFSALQVIELKNSEIKQEDKNIKKYTDIMKQNCYRLLRIIGNLIDITKIDAGHFFIQMQNNDIVNVVENIVSSIVDYVENKNISILFDTEIEERFMAFDADAMERIILNLLSNAIKFTLSGGKIEVNIYNKLNSVVISVKDTGIGIPIEKQSSIFEKFVQVDKSLSRNREGSGIGLSLVKELVVIHNGTIELESTLDNGSEFRVEIPVKLLPKDEKFNENSIYTKETKVERIKIELSDIYD; encoded by the coding sequence ATGACAATTAATAAATATACAAAATATTATATTTTCTTAATATCTTTTATAATCTTTTTTCTTTTTCTTCAAACTTCTGTTCATGCCGAAAATACAGTTCAGAAAAATGTACTGATTTTAAATTCATATGGTAATGATAGTAGTATTGCCGCTGGAAATCAATCCATAAATTGGACTGGACAAATTACATCTGCAATAAATTCAGAGTTTGTAAATAGTAAAAAAAATATAGATGTTAAAATTCAATACTTGGACTCAGGTTATAATTTTGAAGAAGAGTATTCGCAGATAGTTTATAAATTATTTAAATATAAATTTAGAAGCACAAAATTTGATGTTGTAATTACTTTAGATGATAATGCATTTGAATTCTTACAGAAATATGGAGATACCTTGTTTCCTAAAACTCCAGTTGTATTTTGTGGAGTCTATAACTTTAATAAGTCTATGATTAACGCCAATCCTCTTTTTACAGGGCTTTCAAAGAGTCCGGATATTCAAAGTACCATTGATGTTGGTTTAAAGCTTCATCCAAGTACTAAGCAAATATTTATAATTACAAATAAAAACCCAAGGGGAATAATTACTAAAAATCTTATAGAAGGTTTAATACCTTTATATAAAGACAAAGTTAAATTTTTATTTTCTGATGAGGAAAATGTTACAAAACTTAAAGAAAGAGTAAAAAGCTTACCTAAAGATACTATTATTTATTTTGATTCTAATGGAACAACTAAAAATAATAAGGGTAAGGATATTTCAATTGGGGAAACTGTAAATGTACTTTTCAAAGATACATTTATACCCATATATTCTACAGGTTATATCCAGACTAACAAAGAAAGTGTTGGAGGCGTGGTTACATATGGTAATGACTTAGGAAAAGAAGTAGGTAAACTAGCCTTGAAAATATTGAATGGTGAAAAAGTTTCTGATATACCTGTTACTGAGGATTCATCTCATAGATACGTATTTAATTATGATAAATTAAAACAATTTACTATTGATATGAAGGATTTGCCTAAAGGATCAGAGATAGTTAATGAACCTCATAAATCTTATAATATGTCTAAAAAACAAATTTTATATGCCTCATCTATTGTTATATTTATAATTATAGGAGCAACGATTTTTGTCATTATTAATATAAACAAACGTAGGCGTGCTGAAAGATTATTATCTGAAAGTGAAAATTTGTTAAATACATTAATAAATTCTACTACTAATATAATTTATTTTAAAAGTGCTAAAGGTAAGTTTCTTGATATAAATAATGTACTTTTAACATTACTAAATATCGATGAAAAAGATTGTAAGGATAAAAATATCGGGGAATTAACTAATATATCAACTCGGGCAAAATATGTATTAGAAAATTGGTCAAATAAGGATGAGGAAGCATTGAAAACAGGCACTGTATATAGAAGTGAGGAAGTAGTGCAAGATGAAAGAGAGAACATTAATAAAATTTATGATACATTGAGAATACCTCTATTTAGTGATGATGGAACTTATAAAGGGTTGATTTTGTTAGGGTTTAATATAACAGATTTTAAGAATAATCAGCAAAATGAAAAGATGATTATAGAACTTATGAATTATGATAAATTGAAAACAAACTTTTTTTCAAATATTTCTCATGAACTCAGAACACCTCTAAATTTAATTTTTAGTGCTCTTCAGGTTATAGAATTAAAAAATAGTGAAATTAAGCAAGAAGATAAAAACATAAAAAAATATACAGATATAATGAAACAAAATTGCTATAGGTTACTTAGAATTATTGGTAATCTTATAGATATAACAAAGATTGATGCAGGTCATTTTTTTATACAAATGCAAAACAATGACATAGTAAATGTAGTAGAAAATATTGTATCATCAATTGTTGATTATGTAGAAAACAAAAATATTTCTATCCTTTTTGATACAGAAATAGAAGAAAGATTTATGGCTTTTGATGCAGATGCAATGGAAAGAATAATACTGAATTTGTTATCAAATGCTATAAAATTTACTCTTAGTGGTGGGAAAATAGAAGTTAATATATATAATAAGCTAAATAGTGTAGTTATATCTGTTAAAGATACAGGAATAGGAATACCTATTGAAAAACAATCTTCTATATTTGAAAAATTTGTTCAAGTAGACAAGTCTCTATCTAGAAACAGAGAAGGAAGTGGAATAGGGCTTTCATTAGTTAAGGAGTTAGTAGTTATACATAATGGAACTATTGAATTAGAAAGTACTCTAGATAATGGCAGTGAATTTAGAGTAGAGATTCCTGTGAAATTGCTCCCTAAAGATGAAAAATTTAATGAAAATAGTATTTATACAAAAGAAACTAAAGTAGAACGGATTAAAATAGAGTTATCTGATATATATGATTAA
- a CDS encoding glycyl-radical enzyme activating protein translates to MPIRRINYKQKGKIFNMQRFSIHDGPGIRTIVFFKGCPLKCDWCSNPESQDPLVQIMFNEKNCIECKKCEKNCPAGAIDMLRPGRIDREKCTSCGLCAENCYPGGIVKSGEETTVEKVMTELKKETIQFRRSGGGVTLSGGEMLMQPEFAIELLKACKSMGWHTAIETTGYASEETIDKIIPLVDLVLLDIKHLDDEKHKKHVYVSNEIIIRNAKKIAAFGTELIIRVPVIPQFNCDKNSISDIAKFAKSLGIVKHLDLLPYHKLGANKYENLGLDYIMGQEIKTPDEDTMNSFKKIVEEYGLECSIGG, encoded by the coding sequence ATGCCGATAAGAAGAATTAATTATAAGCAAAAAGGCAAAATTTTTAATATGCAACGCTTTTCTATTCATGATGGACCTGGGATTAGGACAATAGTGTTTTTTAAAGGTTGTCCTTTAAAATGTGATTGGTGTAGTAATCCAGAATCACAGGATCCATTAGTTCAAATTATGTTTAATGAAAAAAATTGTATTGAGTGTAAAAAATGTGAAAAAAATTGTCCGGCAGGCGCAATTGATATGCTAAGACCTGGAAGAATAGATAGAGAAAAATGCACAAGTTGTGGACTTTGCGCTGAAAATTGTTATCCAGGAGGTATTGTGAAATCTGGGGAAGAAACTACTGTAGAGAAGGTAATGACTGAACTAAAGAAAGAAACTATTCAGTTCAGACGTTCTGGAGGTGGAGTTACATTATCTGGAGGAGAAATGCTTATGCAACCAGAATTTGCAATTGAACTTTTAAAAGCTTGCAAGTCAATGGGATGGCATACTGCAATAGAAACTACAGGCTATGCTAGTGAAGAGACAATAGATAAGATAATTCCTTTGGTTGATTTAGTGCTTTTAGATATAAAACATTTAGATGATGAAAAACATAAAAAACATGTTTATGTAAGTAATGAAATAATAATAAGAAATGCTAAAAAAATTGCTGCTTTTGGCACAGAGCTTATTATAAGAGTACCTGTTATTCCACAATTTAATTGTGATAAAAACAGTATATCTGATATTGCTAAGTTTGCAAAAAGTTTAGGGATAGTAAAGCACTTAGATTTATTACCATATCATAAGCTTGGGGCCAATAAGTATGAGAACCTAGGATTAGATTATATAATGGGACAGGAAATTAAAACGCCAGATGAGGATACTATGAATAGCTTTAAAAAAATAGTAGAGGAATATGGATTGGAATGTTCTATTGGAGGCTGA